From the genome of Solanum dulcamara chromosome 12, daSolDulc1.2, whole genome shotgun sequence:
CATTAGACctttgtggtcgggcccttccctgGACCCTGTGCATAGCGGGacctttagtgcaccggactgccctttacTAATAATCGTAGCATTACTCATGTAGTTTCTTGTCCTTAAATTTCTATtaatatttgttatttcttgTACTTCTATTATCGTATTATTTATTGTAACTACTGCTCAAAATGATTTGTCATTCTTTTTGTAGTATTTTATTATGACTTCTCACATTCGTTTCTTTTTTTCGTACTACTTTGGATTGATCTTCTTTGAGCTAAGGATCTATCTGAAACAACTTTTTTATTCCAAGTCGGGAGTAATATCTGCATAATCTATACACTTTTAGACCCCATAAAATGAAATTACATtgaatatattgttgttgtggtgATGGTTTGGATCATTTTTAACAAAATGGCTTGTGCTTCATACCACTAGTTCCCGAGCTTCTGTTGTCGGTGTTGATATTAAGCCACTATTCATGCATGCAATTCACCTACACTAACAAATTTTTTGCTTCTCAAGTGGTGGATCGCATACAATATTGAATCCTTTACAGCTTCCTTAGTGATTCCAAGAAGACACTCCAATTCCATCAAATTTTAGCTAGTCTACCCATAATTtcaataagaagaaaataatcatatcttcacttgatccacatctcgtgcccgggagagaagggcacgagatgtggatcaagtgaagtgcattaaagacgaacaCGGAAAAGtgttggtagaggagacccttatcaaacaaagatggcagtcatactttcataaacttttgaatgacaaaggggacagagaaattgtgttgggagatctGGAACATACAGAAAGTAGTCACGATATTGGAGGTTGTATGAGTATTACGGGCGATGAGGTTAAAGAggtcgttcgtaggatgcgctggggaagagcgaccggacctgacgagatccctggagaattttggaagagtgcgggctcggtaggtttggaatggctgactaggttatttaatgtcatctttacgacggcaacgatgcccatagaatggaggtcgagcatcatgatccctctatacaaaaacaagggggatagccacagttgcgacaactatagaggtatcaagcttctaagccatactatgaaagtgtgggaaagagtggtggagatgagggtgaggagaggcgtgtctatttcagagaatcagtttggatttatgtcgggacgctcaactacagaagccatccatcttatgaggagactaatggagcaatatagggagaggaagagagacttgcatatggtattcatcgacttagaaaaggcctacgataaagtcccacgagagatactatggagatgtttggaggctaaaggtgtacctgtagcgtacataagggtgatcaaggacatgtacgagggtgccaaaaccagggtaaggacagtaggaggggattcagaacactttccagttgtgatggggttgcatcaaggatcagctcttagtccgtttctatttgccttagtgatggatgtattgacgcgataaattcaaggtgaggtgccatggtgtatgctttttgcggacgacatagtcctcattgatgagactcatagcggagttaacgctaggctggaagattggagacgcaccttggagtctaaagggtttaagttgagtaggaccaagacagagtacctaaagTGTCAGTTCAGTGAGActcctcaagaggttggcgcggaagttaggctcggggaccaagccatccaaaagagaagtagttttaagtaccttggttctatcatgcaaggcagtggggagatcgacgaggatgtcacacatcgtattggggcaggatggatgaaatggaggctcgcctctggtgtgttatgtgacaagaaggtgccaccacgacttaagggcaagttctacaaagtgttggttagaccagctatgttatatggggcggagtgttggccagttaaggtctcacacgtgcaaaagatgaaagttgccgagatgagaatgttgagatggatgtgtgggcataccaggagcgacagaattagaaatgaggctattcgagacaaggtaggagtggccccggtggaagacaagatgcgtgaaacgcgactgagatggtttgggcatgtgaagaggagagtcccagaggcaccagtgcggagatgtgagaggttggccatggatggtttcagaagaggtaggggtagaccgaagaaatattggggagaggtgatcagacaggacatggcgcatttacgacttaccgaggacatgaccttaaataggagggtgtggaggacacatatcagggtagaaggctagtacataggcgtattaacgcactatgatttcttgtactctgatttatgttatttatgttatgtatgttatgttatcttatgttatttatggtatttatgctattatttgacgatatctactgttttttggtgctttgattatactattgtttggaactcttccgttatctactttcctacttttaatattcttgtctgacctttttttcttatgcttctattgagccgagggtctttcggaaacagccgtcctacattggtaggagtcaggtctacgtacactttaccctccccagaccccacgatgtgggatttcactgggttgttgttgttgtaatttattactccattattttaaaattacttatatataaaaataatttactaaTAACTGTACAAAAACTACAACTCTATTTGACttcatttaatttaattttgaacataaaaaaaaagagataaacCCCAAATATCAGAACCTAAAACCCCCCAACAAAGCCCTTTTCCTCTGCCATTAGCCTCAGCAAGCATGGCCACCATCACCGCCAGGTCCCTCCTCCGCTCCGCCACTACCTCCGGCCGAACATCCGCCGTCAGACTTGCCTCCGGCTCCAAGACGAAGGTCTCCCCCTCCCCTTTTCGTATCCCTCCACAGAAACCACTCACCGCTCGCATTTTCAGGTCAATTTGCCAGAACCCTTTTTTTAATGCATTTTCAGCAATAATTTCAGTATTTACCCTTAATTTCTTACATATCATATTGATCCCTATTGATAATatgcacacatatatatatatatgaaaaattaatattttgttttacCAATTTTGCGATTATTTATATTGATACAGGTAgagtttttctttctattttgtaGGTCACCTGTTGAATTGAGCTGTGTAAGAGTTGAAACAATGTTTCCATATCATACTGCTACGGCCTCAGCATTGCTGAATTCGATGCTATCTGCCACTCCTCGAAGCTATGGTTGGACTCTTGAAGGTAAATTTACTTCTTTTTGAAAGAATTATTGTGTGGAGCCATTGCCATAATTAGTGCACGATTTATGCGTATAAAATGTTCATCAATGTCCTTACTATGAAGAATTTACATTTGCTCTAAGTTTCTAAAACATTGTGCTATGTAAACTTTTACTTGTTTGGGTATTAAGCTTATATTTAGCTTTGTTTCTCTTCTCTGCTTCTGTACTTTAGCCTTTGAGTGGACTGCAAGGGCCGCGTTTAGGAGTATGAAATGTTTGCATTTGTTTGAGCATTGAGTGGTTGATGAACCCCATGTCGGTATTCCCTCGCATAAAAGTACAAAGGTAAATGCTTCGAGAAGAAAAGATTTTAGGACAAATACATAGACAGAAAACTAAAGTTGTCATCACTTTTCATTTAGACATCTCACCCGATGTTGTTTTCTATTAGACACTTCAAATCTTAATCAATTTGTACCGAATCCCTCATGCTTATAGGTTCAGTTGACAGAAAGAGTGATATGTTCATCACCGAGATATCAACATATGTTGACATGTTGTTGAGCCTTAGAATATGCAATTGGTGTATTTGTTGCGTCTGCCTTATTGTAGATTGATGCATCAATATGTATTTCTTGCAGATTTGTGAATCATGCAGCTGATATTGATTGTTGATGAGTTAATTCCATAATAAGCCTCAGGAAAACTAAATCAGATTGTATCTCAGACCAAAAGTTGCTTAGCATATAGACTTTTCCTTTCCAATACTTGTTGTTAAGATGTAAGCGATGCTCTAATACTTGGTATTTAATCAGATTGCAATGATGATGTATGATGAATGTCAAAAGAGTTCGAGTGAAGTTTATGTCCAAGTGGTCTAAGAGAATAATATTAGAGTACTGAATGAGAACATGTCCTTGACTTGACGCCAGTGCCTTTTATCACATTTTGTCACAATCGTAGTTTTAGATAAAGCAATATATTACATATTTTAGTTTCCTGGAATTGTTCTGGATACTTCTAATTATGTcccttatgatatgtatttagTCACTTCTAAAAAGATTGTTGTGTCTTTATTTCTTGTATCCATTTAAGTTCTTTTAATCCATAGAATTGTAGACACATTGAGTGGCATTGAGATGAAAGATAATCCCCTAAAAGCACAATTTTTTTCTCCTGTCccaattattttctctttttgctGGGGAGGGAGGGGTGCGGATTTTATTTGGTATTCTCTTAAACTTGTATGCTTGTTCTGTTGTTGGACAACCGAAGTTAAAAAGAGAAGTTCTTGTACAAGTTGAAGTGCTGGTATATCAACTTACAGAGACCATAAAGAGAGGGccaaaataacataagatttcAACTTCTGCCGAGTACTATAGTTCTGAGTTTGAACCTCCATTAGTAAACTGTGAACCTGATGAAATGGGAACAATTCCAACATAGGGAACAATATCATCCTCGAACTACATATTTATGCACTCTCAGATTGACTGCAGACTTTGCTTGATGCATTTGTTGTGATTTTTCTGTACTTGTCTGATTAGATTGATCGCAAAGTAATTCTTCCTGTAGATTTTGTGAATCATGTGGCTACATGATTGTTAAGGAATTAATTCCGTAAATAAACCCAAGTATCAGTGAATTGGTTAATCTAGGGACTGAAACTTATCATGTATCATTTGGCCTTTCTCATTGTAGTTCGTGCTGATTAAATCATGCTTAGATTCATTCTAATACTTGGTATTCAATCAGATTGCAACGATGATTTATGATGAATGTCAGAAGGTTCAAGCAAAGTTTCACCATGCAGTCTACGAACTAAGAGAATATCTGAACGTAGGGTACAGTAGGTGCTCCAAAGAAGAAACATATGTTTTTTTCCCTGTAACTGtcatttgatttttgttttaaaTGACTACTTTTGTGATTTGTTAGATGCTGAACCCCCTTCACTGAATTCTGGATATCCTACTTGAGAGTTATTTTATTACTCCCAAGTATTTACTTGTTGAATGACTTCTTAGCTCATTGTGCTTGTAGACTTGAACCACTCCATTAACTCAACCAAAGATAGGTTGTTTTCTTCATTGACAACAAAATTTGCAGACTCGGCATCTTCAATGAGGATTTAATCGACAGGTAGCCTCGTAGACCCTCTTAAACATGTAGTGTTGCGATAAATGATAGTGGTTCTGGCTTCCATCAAGTCAACTTCATTTTAAGTTGAAAGATGTCACCACAATCCAATGTGTACTGTATTACTCAACCCTAACATACAACGACAACGACAACATACTCTGAGTAGTCCCACAAGTAAGGTTTGAGGAAGGCAATGTGTATGtagccttacccctaccttgtgcTAGCAACCCTTACCCTTAGGCCTTGGCTCAATTATGTATTGCATCTCTGTTTATGTTGCTTAAacaatatcaccaaaaaatataCAGCCAAAGTAACAAGAAATGTACCCTTCGGGGTGGCCCAGTTGTTTGGGCTTGGGACTTCcatgttggaggtctcaagttcgaaacccCTTGCAAGCAAAAGCAAGAGGTTTGCCTTCTGGGTCGAGCTCATCGCACCGGACTTGCCTAGTATGGCTTACCTCTCCTGTATAATTTGTAAGCTATTGCATAAAAGTAGGAATTTTACCCTGTGCACCCCCAAAGAATAGGGCTGTGGGTTTCTTTGTCATCAAAAACAAGTAACAAGAAATGTCTTTGGATGATATAGTATATATGCAAAGATTTTGTCACAATAAGACATTTACAAAAGTCTACACCTATTGGATTTTTTTCTTCCCACATAAAACATACATTGATTATACTTCATACAAGTATTATTGTATACAGAATAGATAATGGAAGGTGTGAATAACTAAATCTTGCATATTTAATCTCTACATAAATAACTAATCAATTGGTTACCGGTTGGTAGTTCCTCATCGTGCATTGACTGACTCCTCATGGGGTTGAAATGCATAATTAAAATTCACATTACTAatatttagataattaattttgacattattaatacctaataatttaattcatatattactattactaATGCTTGCATAACTTTACTCAACAACCAATCGACCCCCTGAACAGTAATTGTCGTGTATGCTTAAGAAAGAAATTAAGTGAATATGTCAAATTAATAAACATAATTCTACCCATAAATAGCATTTAGTTGATTATATTTTCTGTATACCTACAAAATAATCTAAGCAAGAACTACATGTTAATTTTTAGAATTAGAGAGGGGATTGATGTGTAATACTGTTTGAAAAGTTGGTGCAAACtagaaaataaaatcttttttttttcaaaacttaacACCTTGTATTATTGCATCAACAAATCATATAGTTTAAAAGCATCATTAGCATCTTGTATGATCCAACCTGGAAAAAACTTTCAGTTATTCTAATGTGTGATAATATTTGTCTTTGAGCAAAATGCAATCTATCAACTCATGTGCGTGGTTTATTTGGTTTATCACCTTGTTTCTAAGTAATTTTCAATAACCAAACTGATTACGATCAATAACCTATAAATTAATAATCGATAAGCCAATATTTTAATGGTTCTATAACAGTTTAGCATATCTACAAATTGGTAATCGATAAGTCAAATCGATAAACttcaaaaccaaatcaaaccgaTTGATACACAGCCCTGATGAGATAGAGAGATTGTTCGAGATAGACAGTTGGCACAAAGCTtgaaagtttttattttttagatcagaaatttttaaaaaaaaaaaattggacttttttggaccattttttgGGGCCTATTTTTTAGACTTTTTGgcttattttttgaaaaaattaccaaattacacaccttatattcctatattttcaattattttctataatttgtaaaaatttcaaaaatccctcttttgatacataagaatgatgttgatacatcgcgatttgatacataagtctttttcatgatacgtcgttagttgatacaaaccaaacacaaaatgtatcagtaaaacTTAAGTTTTACTGCTATTTTTATTGTGTTGATGATATATTAGATGTTATAAGCTGATTCATAGGTTTTATTGTTATTACAATGTttgatttgtatcaactagtgatgtatcatgaaaaggacttatgtatcaaatcgcgatatatcagcgtcattcgtatgtatcagaaatctggaaaaaagagggaatttgggtaattatcaaaaaaaatcagGGTAAATTGTAATTGGCTTTTTCACTATGGGATTTAagtaaaatactatttttttagaacttttttgCTCATTTTTTGGACGcctttttaaactattttttggcctgtttttttttgggggaatctttttgcctattttttgaatgtattttaaacttttttttggttattattttgaaagtttttaaattattttttttgtttataaagtctattttaattgaaaaaagattttttatgtagaaatttaatcataataagaaaaatattctccatttaatttttgttatatttattatagtcaatatttaatatcatttaataATGGTATAATAGtcgaagaaaatattaaaaatacgATTTTGTTTAAAGCTTAGTTTTTTAATAAAGGGCAAAAGTtcaaacaacatatttaaggacTTCATGCTTTTAAACATAAATTGTTAAATATTTGTCgaagattaaaaatattaactttTGACAAATTTTAAAGATAAATTATTTAGTACATATTTAAGGAACTATATTGAGCTTACTCTCAAAATGAATCAAAATTATTCAATGCACATAGTAAATCGCATTAACAAATGCGTTTTATGAGTCAACATATCTGGGTGAAATTTGTAAGTTGAGTGGAATTTATTTACTACTAATTTGTTGTCCCATCATTttggataatattttttctttctcccCCTTCATTTATAAGTCtttaatttaacatattttaatatgatttataaatattttaaattattcattattgtaatttatatagtattttttatgtaatttttaaataatatatgttacgcccgctgtctcaatttatgtggcactgaTAAAATTTCTAGAGTCAATCAAATTGTtcatattttgttaattattgtgatttatactGCTTTTTAcgttatttttaaataatatatgttacttacTCTATCCCAATTTATGCGACACTCACGAAATTTCGAAAGTCAGTCgaatttttatatgttttttaaatattttaaattattaattattgtgatttatagtactttttatagAGTTTTTAAATAACATATGTTACTTCCTCTTTCCCAGTTTATGTGGCAGCAACAGAATTATGAGAATCAATCAAACtttttatatgtcttttaaatattttaagttgttaattattttaatttatagtgCTTTTTACGaaatgttatttattttctcaatttaTGTACTGCTTTTCTTATTAATTGACATGTTTCCTcactatcatattttttttttcataactattttaatttgttgtacTTGAATGATGAGGTTTTTTTttaaacaacctctctaccttcacgAGGTAATTAAGATAAAGTTTATATTCACTCTATCATCTTCCGACTTTGCTTGTGGGGTTATACTGAAAATGTTATtgtgtttatttcttatcttctAATTATTCCTTATTTTCTAATTAGAccgactaaaaagaaaaatatcaaggaCAAGGGAGTAATTAGTTAAAATAATGTTTGATTAGGTGTAAAATGCATATGGAAAAAAATAGGAAGAATATATAGGGCGGCTTTCCATAATAGGTTAGTCAAGCATTTTTCTTgttaagattattttatttttactagtaATATTTAAAAGTCTTTTATAACAATCATTATGTGTTGAATTGGTCAGATAAATATTTTCCAGCAGAATCTCAATAactttttattactattattatattcatccacgttCTAGTACCAGATTTCCCCTCaaatttcctatttttattttcatgtaCTTTCACTATTTAAggataatattaaataataagcaTGTTGGGATCAAAACAATGACGTCTCCAAAGTAAGGGCAACAACAACGACGACAACAACATACTTAAATAAAAAAGGTAAGGTGTAGGCAGATTTCACTATTAATTCAAAGAGATAGGAGATATTTTTTTCGAAAGATCCTCAATTCAAGTTGATCAAATGCAAATAAAAGAAGAGTAAGATACAATGAAGAAGGCATAACTGTTAATAAGAAAGACAGTGCAAAtctacaaacaaaaaaaatatattagcaacaacaaaatagtgtgataatcaAAATACAATACACACAACATCCTAAAATAAGGGCAAACACTACTAAAATTGTCCGAAAAAACGAGGGTCAAAATCAATTAATAGAATGAGTATATTGGTCCGACAAGCAGCAGCAGCGGATTTTGGTTCCTCGAATTCAACAAAATTGAGGGACAATCGATCATGTCGGTCGATTTTTCAGAAATATACATAATAAAAAAAGTTGTTATGTGAAATGGAATCGAGGTAATTTTCTATAACTTTGAACAATTCTATCATTCGATCACAGACtctttgataaaatatttttattatttttatttatacttttcaATTACAATTTTACACTTCAAAAACCAATTAAGTCCTTGAGTtttgtaaaattaaaaataaaattaaaaaaagaggaagaattGTAACGTAAGCTTAGCCTTTTAAAAAACTTTATAGTAAAAGCCActctaatattattttttatcaatttgtttttctttggaCAATGTTTCCTACTTTTGCTGACCCATCAATTTCAATGCCCTTTTTTTCTCATCAATCCGTGTTAATTATTCTCTAAGCTTTGTAACTTTGCTCactctaaaaaaatattctccTCTCAAAAGGTAAAGTTCTTTTAACCCAGTAAATTTGATCCAAGATAATTACTCctattattttagaaaattaaaaggaCAATAATTATCGCTTTTAAAATTTCTCTTACTCTAATAAAACTCATCACAtactccttttttcttttttaattatcatgattttctttttagAGTCTAACgataaaaattttgattaacattttatgatatattttttcatcatatttatatgaaaaaaattgcaatttatagtacttttcgtatagtttttgaatatctaattttttaaaaaatatataaattaatataatctaACTTAACTTTAAAAATGAGTCAAATTGACTCTCGAAAGCACAACATAACAACTAAAAAGAAACaaagagaatattttttaagatgTCTCAACAATCATTACTCGTgtcaaagaaaaaatcaaattaataaataactTTTAAAGTTTTACAAAATTACTTGACTATATTGACTTGATATATTCCttaagaaattttaattaaaggtgtattttattaataatattttgaaa
Proteins encoded in this window:
- the LOC129876461 gene encoding protein NUCLEAR FUSION DEFECTIVE 6, mitochondrial-like isoform X1, producing MATITARSLLRSATTSGRTSAVRLASGSKTKVSPSPFRIPPQKPLTARIFRSPVELSCVRVETMFPYHTATASALLNSMLSATPRSYGWTLEDCNDDL
- the LOC129876461 gene encoding protein NUCLEAR FUSION DEFECTIVE 6, mitochondrial-like isoform X3 produces the protein MATITARSLLRSATTSGRTSAVRLASGSKTKVSPSPFRIPPQKPLTARIFRSPVELSCVRVETMFPYHTATASALLNSMLSATPRSYGWTLEDL
- the LOC129876461 gene encoding protein NUCLEAR FUSION DEFECTIVE 6, mitochondrial-like isoform X2, producing the protein MATITARSLLRSATTSGRTSAVRLASGSKTKVSPSPFRIPPQKPLTARIFRSPVELSCVRVETMFPYHTATASALLNSMLSATPRSYGWTLEDCNDDV